The genomic region ACGAACATTATTTTTTCTTCGCGGGGCAAACATTAGTCCTTTTAAGGAGTTCTATTAGAGTTTTTCTATTTGTGGATGATTTGTCATTTGTACTCTCAGGTTTGTGTTTGCATAATGTCATATGCCACCTTCGCCTAATATTCCTTAATCTAAATAATGGGACGCAAAACCCCAGTCGATGATACCACCTTTTCAAAGAAGAAAAATCAAGATAATGAGAGCACAATATTAATAATCTAGGATCACAACAATCAGTAAGCTCTAGGCTGAGCATTTCGTATCACGTTGTCTGAAATGTTAAAAGCATCAATACTAAAAAAGAATCTGATAACCTAACTGGGAAACACACAAATATGAGTTTTGACATGCATATATCCAAACAGAAAACATGTTGGCACTTGTTAATGATTAAGTGGCATCTCTTTGAATCTGACCAATTCTAAAGCAATCTAAATTCATTATATGACAAAACACACTTGTTTTGACTTAATATGTCACACCGAGTTAATCCTAAGGGCCTTTGGGACAATCTATTTTATTACAAGGTTTTGTtccgaagcaaagatatccacaggAGGCCGGTTTGTTCGTCCTATTCTGATATTCAGGACCAAGATGTACTGGATTCTCTTTCCGATAGACCATGAAAGGAGAAAAGAGGCTCAAATGCCAACGGACCTCTGTCTATTCTCTAATTCACCCAATCAAATAGTACTCGTTTTTGGAACGTCTAGTGCCTTGGATTGTTGAGTATGAATGAGCAATCTCACTTACACCAACAGGACACATTCTCATCCTTAGATTGATACTATTTCAACGCATTAGAGTTGTTCTTGTTAGCATTTGTAACATTGTAATGTTAAATCTCAGAGCAATTGGTAGGGTGGATGTACTTTTAACATGTTGGAACAAACCTTAACCATCCGATTCCGTTGATTATTATTTTAATAAGAATCAATTATATACATTTTTTTTCTTGAAACAGAGGCAaagattgcctcatctattaattaagcagaaAAAAATTGCTCAGCTAATTATAGAAAACCGGGCAAAAATCGGAATAACAAGGGCCAAGCCCACTCCCATAGACTGAAACACACAGGGCAAAGCCCACCCTTATCGACGACAAGTCGACATTCGGCCAGACAACGCGGCTCCGACTCTAACGGAGAACTCAGAAGAATAAAATCAGGTACGGCTGACGCCAGGAAAGATCGCCGAACTGGCCACCTGCAGCCAGTCATCGTACACCACAGGGCCCCGCCGCTGCAGTTTCGACTCCATAACAACAAGCAAACCGAGGCAAAACCGTggacacgccggagaagagccgactaccacaACCATTGACGTGTCACCGGCATCGCTCCCATCGTTGTTGCCACAGAAGTCTGGTCACCACAGTGATTctctcggggccgccgccccgacatccaccGCTCCGTCGCGCCCAGCGAAATCAACCGGCACCGCCTTCCGGGGCCACCGCCCCGACATACCACCGCTCCCCTCGAGCAGCAACACTGCACAACCCAGCTGCCCACAGCCCACGCTGCTCAGGGCAACCGCTCCCAAACCATGAACGTCGCACCACATCCGGGGTCGCCGCCCCGACGTAAAGTCAGACCGCCCCCTCCGAGGCGCATCAACCGAGCCGACACCCCTACCGCCCAAGCGGGACAAGGATGCCACCCAACCAATGTCGAGATAGAGCCCCACCTCATAGAGCTGCCACTCACATTGTTCCCGAGATCGTCATCTCGGCGTACAATCAGAAACCATCCGAAGCCGCCGCCCCGATGTCCACTGTCCTCGACGACGAAGAGATCTGCACAAACTGCAACATGCTGACTCTCCAAGGTGATGCCTCAAAGAAGGAACCAACGTAGCCACCGTCATCGCCCGCTTCGACCATCCAAAGATAGGGATTTCTCCCGGAGAGTCGTGCAATGGAGCACCACGGCAATACCTTCAAGAAGGGGAACGACACCATGACCATGGCGCCGCTGTTGCCAGCACCGACCCAAGGTCAGTGCTGGACTTTTGCCTGGAGGTCCACCACACCTCCGAATCCGAGCAGATCTGAAGCACTGCGCAACACACAATTCCCATGGTCGACATCCACCAGCTCCACCTTCCCGCTGCGCCAAGCCACCTCCGCCGTCAACCACCAAGCTCACGCGCACTCGACGCCAACACCACGACGCTAGACCCCTTGAGCAGCCGCGCGCCCAGCATAGCAAAACTGCGcccctctgcgccgctgcccctgCTGCCATCCCACCAGAGAAGACGAGCGGTCCCGCCAAGATCCATGCCGCACCGGCCCCTCGCCACAGTCGCGCGCCCGAGCCGCCCTACCGAGCGCCAGATCCATCACGAGCATGTTCACCGCGCACACCACGCGATGGCCCGAGCCGATCCGCACCTCCGCCGCGCACTAGCCACCCGCGCGGGGCCTCCCCGACCGCGCGCCCTGCCGGAGGAGAGGACCTCCCGACCGTCGGCGCCGCTCGCGGGACGAACCCCACGCTCGCTCCCGCACGAACCAGCGACGGGTGCGGCCATGCGCTGAAAAAGacgaagccccgccgccgccgctgccacacgGCCTATGACCGGCAGCGGCGAGGGAAGGACGGCAGGGAAGGGGCTGCTGGCGGTTGCTAGtttcgccgcccgtgtcgcccgtGCAGAGCGACGCGGGGGCTCAGCCTGTGCTTGCCTTTTGTAATTCTATACATTTCGCTTGGCCTTTTGTTCATGGACTCCACTGACCATTACTTTCCAATTGTTATCTACATCTGAGTTGACCGTTTAtcaaaacatgatgagatgatggtATTTTCTTTTGAGAACAAACCCGGGAACAAGACATGCACATTAAAATTCCAAACGCGAGAAATTTTAAGAATGCTTATACTCAACAAGAATCCAAAAATGTATGCAAGACCGAAAGAGAAGTTTGTATACTAGAATGAAACAAAATTGACGGTTCCCGGAGAAATTAGAGTTTTCATACTAGAATGAAACAAAATGCATCGAACGAAGTTACTGGTGTGTAAGTTTGCTTTCGTACCGTTGCAAGTCCATCTCAATAAAGCCATTCCCAGAAGTTATTGTTGGCAGCATTATTagaccttgtacaatgcaagaCGTTTAGTAAAAAATAAATTGAGTTTTTTTATCTTTACAGAAGGGGTGCCTAAATAAACATCTACCATGTACAAACAAAaaccggtgcttaagaaaaaccTAATTTATTTCTCTGAGCACCTTGCATTGTAAAAGATCTCAGGGGGCTTATGGTGAATATGGTTGCTTCGAACGAACAAACAATTTCACAATTTAATCCCAATATCATGATTGAGATTTTTCTTCAGATAAGAAACAAAACGGTCAGGCCTGTTCCTCTTATAGTAATTTTCTCTCCTTTGGGAGTGAACACTAATTAATGTTTGTCTATCACGAACTAGGAGAAAGAAAAGAACTCTGTCTCTGGATTTTCAAGAAGAGGAGCCATAGCAGAGGCTACATCACGAATCCACAAGTAAAATTGCACAGAGCAATCGAAGAAAGCGGCGAGTAATCCACACAATCTGCAACTAGGGCTCATATAAAGCTGTACTAGCACTTGTTAATTGGCCGACTTCACACAATTTGCAGCTCGGAGTCATCACCATCACAGACTAGATCTCTCCTAACCAACCAGACATGCACCGAGGTAGGTATGATCTACTAGTATTCTCTCGAAGATGAAGCACTGCTGTACAGCCTGAAGGATGGATCGGGAGCCAACCGAAGCAAGGGGGAAAAAAACGAAGGACCTAACCTAGAAGCCGGCGGGGCCGCGGCCGGAGAAGGCGAGGGcgaagaggacgacgacgaggtagaagaggatgacgacgagcTTCATCTGGAACATGGCGAAGAAGAGCTTCACCATGAACACCAGCAGCAGCGCGTTGAACACGATCGCTATCGCCGCCTCCAGGGGCTCCATCGCTCCTCCCTCCCTCCGGTCCCAACCGTCGCCGACCGACCAGACCGGTGGCTGAAAAGGCGGAGTGATTGGCTGTGCCCTGAAACTAAAGGTGCCCGTCAGTGAGAGCCCGAGTGGGGGCTCCGGAAGGGGCTGGAAGATGCAAACCTGTGACCTACTGACCTGCGGCGGGTTGACGGCGACGCGTAGTCTTTGGTGCGGGGAATTCGCTCTCGGCGACGCCGATCGCGCGTCGGGGCAAGGAAAGAAAGGCGAGTCCGTCCGTGTGAACCTGCGCGGCAGCTGCCGAGGTGTCCCCCCGCTGAATCTTCGGATGTCCTGTCAGCTCGCTGGAATCGAAGGATCGGCACACTTTCCCGTAGACCGCGTGATGTCTACCAAATCTGTAGCGGCAACGTCAGATTTTAACCATGACAAATCAAACGTTATGGTAGTTTTCTTTGGCAAGCATGGCAAATTCTGGCAATTCTTTGTCAGGCTCGCTAAAGAAAATCACCATTCTCGTAACAACATAATTCATCAAGAAAAAGTTTGATCTGCCATGCTCAAAATTCTGACATTCAATTTGCAGTGAAATTCatttgtactactccctccgttccaaaatacttgtctttctaggcatttcaaatggactcaacatacggatgtatgcagacatattttaaagtgtagattcactcattttgcgccgtatgcagtcacttgttgaaatctctagaaagacaagtatttaggaacggagggagtagataatagTCGTAAAAAAATCACACTATCAaataatgtactacctctgttcatAAATACAAGACGTTTTGCCAGTGAAATGCATGTTATTTTCCGTGGAAGAATTTTTCTGTTTTCTGCAACAACCGCCTGCGTGTTATTTTTTTTGGGAGACTCACTGCTGGGCCAAAGTACACTTTTTAGTGGAAAGTAAAGCTCCTGAAAAAAAATCCCTTGCAAAAATAAGCTCATATCACGGAAAATGCCTAGATGTTCCTATTTTTAGCGAAAAGCCAGAGCCACTACCAAAAAGTATATACTTTTATAACAACGAAAAGTGCATACGACGGGACATTATTATTCTATATATATGACACCACGTCTAACCGATACCATACCACGTGGGCAGTGTGAATCTCGAAGTATAATGAGTCGTTTCTTTCCTTCTCGCTTTAGAGAACGAggacctcgtcctcgtcctcgaatGTGCAACTACCAGATAAACTTTTTGTT from Triticum aestivum cultivar Chinese Spring chromosome 4A, IWGSC CS RefSeq v2.1, whole genome shotgun sequence harbors:
- the LOC123087166 gene encoding uncharacterized protein — its product is MEPLEAAIAIVFNALLLVFMVKLFFAMFQMKLVVILFYLVVVLFALAFSGRGPAGF